The Macaca thibetana thibetana isolate TM-01 chromosome 11, ASM2454274v1, whole genome shotgun sequence genome window below encodes:
- the MRPL51 gene encoding 39S ribosomal protein L51, mitochondrial, whose protein sequence is MAGSLLSGAGRRLWNWVPLACRSFSLGVPRLIGIRLTLPPPKVVDRWNEKRAMFGVYDNIGILGNFEKHPKELIRGPIWLRGWKGNELQRCIRKKKMVGSRMFADDLHNLHKRIRYLYKHFNRHGRFR, encoded by the exons ATGGCAGGGAGCCTCTTATCTGGGGCAGGCAGGCGCCTGTGGAACTGGGTGCCTCTGGCGTGCAGAAGCTTCTCTCTTG GTGTGCCGAGATTGATCGGTATAAGGCTCACTCTCCCGCCCCCCAAAGTGGTTGATCGTTGGAACGAGAAGAGGGCCATGTTCGGAGTGTATGACAACATCGGGATCCTGG GAAACTTTGAAAAGCACCCCAAAGAACTGATCAGGGGGCCCATATGGCTTCGAGGTTGGAAAGGGAATGAATTGCAACGTTGTATCCGAAAGAAGAAAATGGTTGGAAGTAGAATGTTCGCTGATGACCTGCACAACCTTCATAAACGCATCCGCTATCTCTACAAACACTTTAACCGACATGGGAGGTTTCGGTAG